In Streptomyces sp. NBC_00704, a genomic segment contains:
- a CDS encoding chloride channel protein, whose translation MLRRPEYLKALVFCGLIGVPVALIAFWFLVALDQLERLIWTDWPEDLGWTRAPWWWGFPLLAVAGAVVGLVVSRLPGRGGHIPAGGLHSGGADEKALPGVLVAALVGLPLGTVLGPEAPLIALGGGLALLFARFVRAPRTEAGTALLGAAGAAAAISALFGNPLVGAVLLMEVAGVGGPQLFAVMLPVLLASGVGDLVFTGFVRWTGLHTGSLDIGLPAPPPLDWADILWTLLIAVALAFLIHWIFVAGRFTAGFVTSWTVRTTTLCALGAAGCIALYSVSTGRSPAEAALSGESALAALARDAAAWSVGALVAVLVFKGLAYALCLGSLRGGPVFPALFLGGAAGALLAPLPGFGLVPAMAAGMAAAVTAALRLPVSGAVLVVLLLGNVDTVALVVLAAVVSFAVTQLLPQGPGIPAFGGPAGSGPAGSGPGGSGPAVSGPAVSGPPAGRGPRPGSSRP comes from the coding sequence ATGCTGCGCCGGCCCGAATACCTCAAGGCGCTCGTGTTCTGCGGCCTGATCGGCGTTCCCGTGGCCCTGATCGCCTTCTGGTTCCTCGTGGCGCTCGACCAGCTGGAGCGGCTGATCTGGACGGACTGGCCCGAGGACCTGGGGTGGACACGGGCCCCGTGGTGGTGGGGGTTCCCCCTGCTGGCGGTGGCGGGCGCGGTCGTGGGGCTGGTGGTCTCGCGGCTGCCGGGGCGGGGCGGGCACATCCCCGCGGGCGGACTGCACTCCGGCGGGGCCGATGAGAAGGCGCTGCCCGGAGTGCTCGTCGCCGCACTCGTCGGACTGCCGCTCGGCACCGTGCTCGGCCCCGAGGCGCCGCTGATCGCCCTGGGCGGCGGACTGGCCCTGCTCTTCGCGCGGTTCGTGCGGGCCCCGCGGACGGAGGCGGGCACCGCGCTGCTCGGGGCGGCCGGAGCCGCCGCGGCGATCTCCGCGCTCTTCGGCAATCCGCTGGTGGGCGCGGTCCTGCTGATGGAGGTGGCCGGGGTCGGCGGACCGCAGCTGTTCGCGGTGATGCTGCCGGTGCTGCTCGCCAGCGGGGTCGGCGACCTGGTCTTCACCGGGTTCGTCCGCTGGACGGGCCTGCACACCGGGAGCCTCGACATCGGGCTGCCCGCGCCGCCGCCGCTGGACTGGGCGGACATCCTCTGGACGCTGCTGATCGCCGTGGCCCTCGCGTTCCTGATCCACTGGATCTTCGTGGCCGGACGGTTCACCGCCGGTTTCGTGACGTCGTGGACGGTGCGCACCACCACGCTGTGCGCGCTCGGCGCGGCCGGCTGCATCGCCCTCTACTCCGTTTCCACCGGCCGTTCCCCCGCCGAGGCGGCCCTGTCCGGCGAGAGCGCCCTGGCCGCCCTGGCACGGGACGCGGCCGCCTGGTCGGTCGGCGCGCTCGTGGCGGTGCTGGTGTTCAAGGGGCTCGCCTACGCGCTCTGTCTCGGCAGCCTGCGCGGCGGCCCCGTGTTTCCCGCGCTGTTTCTCGGCGGGGCGGCCGGCGCCCTTCTCGCGCCGCTGCCCGGTTTCGGCCTGGTGCCGGCGATGGCGGCCGGGATGGCGGCGGCCGTCACGGCGGCCCTGCGGCTGCCCGTCAGCGGCGCGGTGCTGGTCGTGCTGCTGCTGGGCAACGTGGACACGGTGGCGCTCGTGGTGCTCGCGGCGGTGGTGTCCTTCGCGGTGACGCAGTTGCTGCCGCAGGGGCCGGGCATCCCGGCGTTCGGCGGCCCTGCGGGGAGCGGGCCTGCGGGGAGCGGCCCTGGGGGGAGCGGGCCTGCGGTCAGCGGGCCGGCGGTCAGCGGGCCGCCAGCCGGTCGAGGGCCTCGTCCAGGGTCGTCGCGGCCATGA
- a CDS encoding YhjD/YihY/BrkB family envelope integrity protein: MQPGAGPRRDRPASASRRERWRARGAAVAVRARGLRARAERRFPVITHLMTHLISVNVLDSATRLAAQTFLTAVPLLFVAAAIAPQALREQFVDSVSDVFGLTGDAKQQLEQVFEGDTTELRQTTGVVSGLMVLISATACSRAMQRLCQRAWGLPKAGARSLAWRWVVWLPAWLVMIAVQGVLRDGFGAGLWLGLPLLLIAETGLWWWTQHLLLTSRVPWLPLLPGALLAGAALSVLTSAAHLYVPRALEHSLQRYGSLGAVFTLLSWLIALCVTMTLCITAGAVFAQEPAVARRLGGPGSPPPATGDTLEDGQRPTGPRPPRDA, translated from the coding sequence ATGCAGCCTGGCGCAGGCCCCCGACGGGACCGTCCGGCGTCCGCGTCGCGCCGCGAGCGGTGGCGGGCGCGGGGCGCGGCGGTCGCGGTCCGGGCGCGTGGACTGCGGGCCCGGGCCGAGCGGCGGTTCCCGGTGATCACGCATCTGATGACGCATCTGATCTCGGTCAACGTGCTGGACTCCGCGACCCGCCTGGCGGCGCAGACGTTCCTCACCGCCGTGCCGCTGCTGTTCGTGGCCGCGGCGATCGCCCCGCAGGCGCTGCGGGAGCAGTTCGTCGACTCCGTCAGCGACGTCTTCGGCCTGACCGGGGACGCCAAGCAGCAGCTGGAGCAGGTCTTCGAGGGGGACACGACCGAACTGCGCCAGACCACCGGCGTCGTCAGCGGGCTGATGGTGCTGATCTCGGCCACCGCGTGCAGCCGCGCCATGCAGCGGCTGTGCCAGCGTGCCTGGGGGCTCCCCAAGGCGGGCGCGCGGTCCCTCGCCTGGCGCTGGGTCGTGTGGCTCCCCGCCTGGCTGGTCATGATCGCGGTGCAGGGCGTCCTGCGGGACGGCTTCGGCGCCGGGCTGTGGCTGGGCCTGCCGCTGCTGCTGATCGCCGAGACCGGCCTGTGGTGGTGGACGCAGCACCTGCTGCTCACCTCGCGCGTGCCGTGGCTGCCGCTGCTGCCGGGCGCGCTCCTCGCCGGCGCCGCCCTGAGCGTCCTCACCTCGGCCGCGCACCTCTACGTGCCCAGGGCCCTGGAACACAGCCTCCAGCGGTACGGCTCGCTGGGCGCCGTCTTCACGCTGCTGTCGTGGCTCATCGCGCTGTGCGTGACGATGACGCTGTGCATCACCGCGGGCGCCGTCTTCGCTCAGGAGCCCGCCGTGGCGCGCCGCCTGGGCGGACCCGGGTCGCCGCCTCCCGCCACCGGCGATACGTTGGAAGACGGACAGCGGCCGACCGGTCCTCGGCCGCCTCGGGACGCGTGA
- a CDS encoding Lrp/AsnC family transcriptional regulator, translated as MAAVQLAGLNEETRDAVNVCLQRRKQFAVDAESRTLLGDAEVLSDTYQRARKLSAFRAAELAEELHISLPDANNRLKRLLEAGALRRERSAGPDRGGKEFSYSVPAF; from the coding sequence GTGGCAGCCGTGCAGCTCGCAGGATTGAACGAGGAGACCCGGGACGCGGTCAACGTGTGTCTGCAAAGGCGCAAACAGTTTGCCGTGGATGCCGAGAGCCGCACCCTCCTCGGGGATGCAGAAGTCCTGTCGGACACCTATCAGCGCGCACGCAAACTCAGTGCCTTCCGTGCGGCGGAGCTTGCCGAGGAACTGCACATCTCCTTGCCTGACGCGAACAATCGGCTCAAGCGTCTCCTGGAAGCGGGAGCACTCCGGCGTGAACGTTCCGCGGGCCCTGACCGAGGGGGCAAGGAATTCAGCTACAGCGTGCCTGCCTTCTGA
- a CDS encoding glycoside hydrolase family 15 protein produces the protein MDRYPPIAEHGLIGDLQTAALVTSEGVIDWFAAPRFDSPSVFASLLDHDGGGHFLFAPTHGEMTRRQIYYPDSAVVVTRFLSPDGVGEVIDHMPVIRARTPSDRHTVVRIVRTVRGTVRFALECRPRFDYARGDHTLDLTGATGRTGGSGGSGGNGGSGGAGGGSGDFGGGGGGDGGGGGDGGTVASAVFRAPAATAYLQATFPLERDGRDVRGTVTLEAGRSAAAVFTVCDPDGEAPPPPTADAVTAQMWDDIDFWQRWVRTSRYRGRWPDMVNRSAITLKLLTYAPTGAPVAAATMGLPEQVGGERNWDYRYTWVRDGSLSVRALLDLGFVEEADQFVHWLGERLADRAGVTGEPLQIMYRVDGDPHLTEETLDHFEGYRGSRPVRAGNAATGQLQLDIYGEALYAMSEGIEQIGRQVGYHGWRGLARLMDWLSDHWDRPDEGIWETRGGRKDFTYSRVMCWAAFDNCVKLVEEFRRPGDTQRWIRARDAILEQVMERGWSEEKQALVQHYGGDVLDASLLLAPRVGFIAPRSPGWLSTLDAIDRRLVSDSLVYRYDPAASPDGLRGSEGTFSLCTFLYVDALARADRLPQARYTFEKMHTYANHVGLFAEEIGPSGEQLGNFPQAFTHLSLIMAATTLDEALDRLAAR, from the coding sequence ATGGACCGTTACCCGCCCATCGCCGAGCACGGGCTGATCGGCGACCTCCAGACCGCCGCCCTGGTGACCTCGGAGGGGGTGATCGACTGGTTCGCTGCCCCGCGCTTCGACTCGCCCAGCGTCTTCGCGTCCCTGCTGGACCACGACGGCGGCGGCCACTTCCTGTTCGCGCCCACCCACGGCGAGATGACGCGCCGTCAGATCTATTACCCGGACAGCGCCGTGGTGGTGACCCGTTTCCTCTCCCCGGACGGGGTCGGCGAGGTCATCGACCACATGCCCGTCATCCGCGCCCGGACGCCGTCCGACCGGCACACGGTGGTGCGGATCGTGCGGACCGTGCGCGGCACCGTGCGCTTCGCCCTGGAGTGCCGTCCGCGCTTCGACTACGCCCGCGGCGACCACACCCTCGACCTGACCGGCGCGACCGGCCGGACCGGAGGAAGCGGAGGGAGCGGAGGGAACGGCGGAAGCGGAGGAGCCGGAGGGGGCAGCGGGGACTTCGGCGGAGGCGGAGGCGGGGACGGTGGCGGAGGCGGGGACGGCGGGACGGTGGCGAGCGCGGTCTTCCGCGCCCCGGCCGCGACCGCGTATCTGCAGGCCACGTTCCCGCTGGAGCGGGACGGGCGCGACGTGCGGGGCACGGTCACCCTGGAGGCCGGCCGGTCGGCGGCCGCCGTCTTCACCGTCTGCGACCCCGACGGCGAGGCCCCGCCCCCGCCGACCGCGGACGCGGTCACCGCGCAGATGTGGGACGACATCGACTTCTGGCAGCGCTGGGTGCGCACGTCCCGCTACCGCGGCCGCTGGCCGGACATGGTGAACCGCTCGGCCATCACCCTCAAGCTGCTCACCTACGCCCCGACCGGCGCCCCGGTCGCCGCCGCGACGATGGGGCTGCCCGAGCAGGTGGGCGGCGAACGCAACTGGGACTACCGCTACACGTGGGTGCGCGACGGCTCGCTGTCGGTGCGGGCCCTGCTGGACCTGGGCTTCGTCGAGGAGGCCGACCAGTTCGTGCACTGGCTGGGGGAGCGGCTGGCAGACCGCGCGGGCGTGACCGGGGAGCCGCTTCAGATCATGTACCGGGTCGACGGGGACCCTCATCTGACGGAGGAGACCCTCGACCACTTCGAGGGCTACCGCGGCTCACGTCCGGTGCGCGCCGGCAACGCGGCCACCGGGCAGCTCCAGCTCGACATCTACGGCGAGGCCCTCTACGCCATGTCCGAGGGCATCGAGCAGATCGGCCGGCAGGTGGGCTACCACGGCTGGCGGGGCCTGGCCCGCCTGATGGACTGGCTCTCGGACCACTGGGACCGCCCCGACGAGGGCATCTGGGAGACCCGCGGCGGGCGCAAGGACTTCACCTACAGCCGGGTGATGTGCTGGGCCGCCTTCGACAACTGCGTCAAGCTCGTGGAGGAGTTCCGGCGGCCGGGCGACACCCAGCGCTGGATCCGGGCCCGCGACGCGATCCTCGAACAGGTCATGGAGCGCGGCTGGAGCGAGGAGAAGCAGGCGCTGGTCCAGCACTACGGCGGCGACGTCCTGGACGCCTCGCTGCTGCTCGCGCCCCGGGTGGGCTTCATCGCGCCGCGCAGCCCCGGCTGGCTGTCGACGCTGGACGCCATCGACCGCCGGCTCGTCTCGGACAGCCTCGTCTACCGCTACGACCCGGCCGCCTCCCCCGACGGACTGCGCGGCTCGGAGGGCACGTTCAGCCTGTGCACCTTCCTGTACGTCGACGCCCTGGCGCGGGCCGACCGTCTCCCGCAGGCCCGCTACACCTTCGAGAAGATGCACACCTACGCCAACCACGTCGGGCTGTTCGCGGAGGAGATCGGCCCCAGCGGGGAGCAACTGGGCAACTTCCCGCAGGCGTTCACCCATCTGTCGCTCATCATGGCCGCGACGACCCTGGACGAGGCCCTCGACCGGCTGGCGGCCCGCTGA
- a CDS encoding SpoIIE family protein phosphatase, with translation MRAYAGERDEYVSDANDAVSDASDAVGEPFTARVTVDGQGAVTGWNDGAARLLGYAPREILGRPATTLLADGSTAADLRPSPGLPRRQGTLALRHRDGRRLEARVLAHRRTGDQGDRGWFLVAAPAAPPRPEDDALMRWGFLRSPSCATSVYDTDLRLRRSNRTAQDALGLTEEELRGLRMTDVLPTPLSQEVERRMRQTLETGEPQYVENHARAPGEPREHAWSVHLHRVEDADGRVLGVAATGHDMTEQHRARERLQLIAEASSRIGGTLDVTRTAQELADVAVPGLADFLSVDLLTSFEQGREEQTATGGPLLLRRVAHQSVLPGAPEAVLALGDVDEYPAGSPPAESLRSGRAVRRRIDAAALPEWVAGDPLRVARVHDYGFHSLMAVPLSARGTTLGVVVLARHRRPDPFQADDVVLAEELAARAAVCIDNARRYTRERATSVALQRSLLPQRLPEQSAVEVASRYLPADVRAGVGGDWYDVIPLSGARVALVVGDVVGHGIHASATMGRLRTAVRTLADIDLPPDELLTHLDDLVGLLATGTDALGDPEAAGDVGATCLYAVYDPLVRRCTLARAGHPLPAVVTPDGEVELLALPAGPPLGLGGLPFESLEVELPEGSLLALYTDGLIVSRSRGGSGGGGAVDVDDGTSRLCRALAAPAASLDAVCDTVLADLIPRLPSDDVALLVARTRALDPSRIATWDVASDPAAVAETRKRAVDQLETWGLTDAAFVTELIVSELVTNAIRHGRPPVQLRLIHDRALICEVSDGGGTAPHMRRARTYDEGGRGLLLVAQLSRRWGTRPGAKGKTIWAEQTIDGPPGGSWL, from the coding sequence ATGCGTGCTTACGCGGGAGAGCGAGATGAGTATGTGAGTGACGCAAATGACGCCGTCAGTGACGCGTCGGACGCCGTCGGCGAACCGTTCACCGCCCGCGTCACCGTCGACGGACAGGGCGCCGTGACCGGCTGGAACGACGGGGCCGCCCGGCTGCTGGGATACGCCCCTCGGGAGATCCTCGGGCGTCCGGCGACGACGCTGCTCGCCGACGGGTCCACCGCGGCGGACCTCCGGCCGTCGCCGGGGCTGCCCCGCCGGCAGGGCACGCTCGCCCTGCGCCACCGCGACGGCCGCCGCCTGGAGGCCAGGGTCCTGGCGCACCGCCGCACGGGGGACCAGGGGGACCGCGGCTGGTTCCTGGTCGCCGCCCCGGCCGCGCCGCCCCGGCCCGAGGACGACGCCCTGATGCGCTGGGGCTTCCTGCGGTCGCCGTCCTGCGCGACCTCCGTCTACGACACCGACCTGCGGCTGCGCCGCTCGAACCGGACCGCGCAGGACGCGCTGGGCCTGACCGAGGAGGAGCTGCGCGGGCTGCGGATGACGGACGTCCTGCCCACGCCGCTGTCACAGGAGGTCGAGCGGCGGATGCGGCAGACCCTGGAGACCGGCGAGCCGCAGTACGTCGAGAACCACGCGCGGGCCCCCGGCGAGCCCCGCGAGCACGCCTGGTCGGTCCACCTCCACCGGGTCGAGGACGCGGACGGCCGGGTGCTGGGCGTGGCCGCCACCGGGCACGACATGACGGAGCAGCACCGGGCCCGCGAGCGGCTCCAGCTGATCGCGGAGGCCAGCTCCCGGATCGGCGGCACCCTCGACGTGACGCGGACGGCGCAAGAGCTGGCGGACGTGGCGGTGCCCGGCCTCGCCGACTTCCTCAGCGTCGACCTGCTGACCTCGTTCGAGCAGGGGCGTGAGGAGCAGACCGCGACCGGCGGCCCGCTGCTGCTGCGGCGCGTCGCCCACCAGTCGGTGCTGCCGGGCGCCCCCGAGGCCGTCCTCGCCCTCGGCGACGTGGACGAGTACCCGGCAGGCTCCCCGCCGGCGGAGAGCCTGCGTTCGGGGCGGGCCGTGCGGCGCCGGATCGACGCGGCCGCGCTGCCGGAATGGGTCGCCGGGGACCCGCTGCGCGTCGCCCGCGTCCACGACTACGGCTTCCACTCGCTGATGGCCGTGCCGCTGTCGGCGCGCGGCACCACGCTGGGCGTCGTCGTCCTCGCCCGGCACCGGCGCCCGGACCCCTTCCAGGCCGACGACGTCGTCCTCGCCGAGGAACTGGCGGCCAGGGCGGCGGTCTGCATCGACAACGCCCGGCGCTACACCCGCGAACGCGCGACGTCGGTCGCCCTGCAACGCAGCCTGCTCCCGCAGCGGCTGCCCGAGCAGTCCGCGGTGGAGGTGGCCTCCCGCTACCTCCCGGCCGACGTGCGGGCCGGGGTGGGCGGCGACTGGTACGACGTCATCCCGCTGTCCGGGGCGAGGGTCGCGCTCGTCGTCGGCGACGTCGTGGGGCACGGCATCCACGCCTCGGCGACCATGGGACGGCTGCGCACCGCCGTGCGCACCCTCGCCGACATCGACCTGCCCCCCGACGAACTCCTCACCCACCTCGACGACCTCGTGGGCCTGCTGGCCACCGGCACCGACGCGCTCGGCGACCCGGAGGCGGCCGGAGACGTCGGGGCGACCTGCCTGTACGCCGTCTACGACCCGCTCGTGCGGCGCTGCACCCTGGCCAGGGCGGGCCACCCGCTGCCCGCGGTCGTGACCCCGGACGGCGAGGTGGAACTGCTGGCCCTGCCGGCCGGGCCGCCGCTCGGACTGGGCGGGCTGCCCTTCGAGTCGCTGGAGGTCGAACTGCCCGAGGGCAGCCTGCTGGCCCTCTACACCGACGGCCTGATCGTCTCGCGCTCCCGTGGCGGGAGCGGCGGGGGCGGTGCCGTCGACGTCGACGACGGGACGTCCCGGCTGTGCCGGGCCCTGGCCGCGCCCGCCGCCTCCCTCGACGCGGTGTGCGACACGGTCCTCGCCGACCTGATCCCCCGGCTGCCCTCCGACGACGTGGCGCTCCTCGTCGCCCGCACCCGGGCCCTCGACCCCTCCCGCATCGCCACCTGGGACGTGGCGTCGGACCCCGCCGCGGTCGCCGAAACCCGCAAGCGGGCCGTCGACCAGCTGGAGACCTGGGGGCTGACCGACGCCGCCTTCGTCACCGAACTGATCGTCAGCGAGCTGGTCACCAACGCCATCCGGCACGGCCGGCCGCCCGTGCAGCTGCGCCTCATCCACGACCGCGCGCTCATCTGCGAGGTCTCCGACGGCGGCGGCACGGCCCCCCACATGCGCCGGGCCCGCACCTACGACGAGGGCGGCCGCGGCCTCCTCCTGGTCGCCCAGCTGAGCCGGCGCTGGGGCACCCGGCCCGGCGCCAAGGGCAAGACGATCTGGGCGGAGCAGACCATCGACGGCCCGCCCGGCGGCTCCTGGCTCTGA
- a CDS encoding SHOCT domain-containing protein, with protein MPGLLRGVARTAVVAGTATAVSNRVSRRQQGRWAAQEGYREAPPEPYGQQQQQGYGQQQQGYGQPQAAPQRPDDLGERIEQLKQLGELRQQGVLTEDEFAEQKRRLLG; from the coding sequence ATGCCGGGTCTTCTTCGCGGAGTCGCCCGCACCGCGGTCGTCGCGGGTACGGCGACCGCCGTCTCCAACCGTGTGTCACGCCGTCAGCAGGGCCGCTGGGCGGCCCAGGAGGGTTACCGGGAAGCCCCGCCGGAGCCCTATGGGCAGCAACAGCAACAGGGCTACGGACAACAGCAGCAGGGCTACGGGCAGCCGCAGGCGGCCCCGCAGCGGCCGGACGATCTCGGCGAGCGGATCGAGCAGCTCAAGCAGCTCGGTGAGCTGCGGCAGCAGGGGGTGCTCACGGAGGACGAGTTCGCGGAACAGAAGCGCCGGCTCCTGGGCTGA
- a CDS encoding DUF2252 domain-containing protein yields the protein MSENHPTGHELRHRTPRERARRGKSARSGVPRSAHAEFAPAPGRADPVDVIEAQSARRLPDLVPIRYARMSESPFRFYRGAAAIMAADLAGTPRTGIRVQCCGDAHLLNFRLLASPERRLMFDINDFDETLPGPWEWDVKRLAASLVIAGRANGFSAKERASVVRTGVRSYRERMREFAGMGNLAVWYARFEADGLQEAFAPRLDADTRRRWDATREKARSRDTLQVFDKLTHVVGGQRRIADDPPLLVRLESLLPEAESGALETEISRLVERYGQSLQSDRRFLLETYRVADVARKVVGVGSVGTRCWIVLMLGKDGEDPLFLQAKEADESVLAPYAGACRFRTQGERVVAGQRLMQATSDIFLGWERSTGIDGRRRDFYVRQLRDMKGIAVTENMSPKRMSLFAWLCGATLARAHARSGDRIAIAAYLGGGDVFDRALAAFAELYADQNEKDHAALLDAVGAGRVPARSA from the coding sequence ATGAGCGAGAACCACCCCACCGGCCACGAACTGCGCCACCGCACCCCGAGGGAGCGCGCCCGGCGCGGCAAGTCCGCCCGGTCCGGCGTGCCGAGGTCCGCGCACGCCGAGTTCGCGCCGGCGCCCGGACGCGCCGATCCGGTGGACGTCATCGAGGCGCAGTCGGCGAGGAGGCTCCCCGACCTCGTGCCGATCCGCTACGCGCGGATGAGCGAGTCGCCCTTCCGCTTCTACCGGGGCGCCGCCGCCATCATGGCCGCGGACCTCGCCGGAACGCCCCGCACGGGGATCCGGGTCCAGTGCTGCGGCGACGCGCACCTGCTGAACTTCCGGCTGCTGGCCTCCCCGGAGCGGCGGCTGATGTTCGACATCAACGACTTCGACGAGACGCTGCCGGGCCCGTGGGAGTGGGACGTCAAGCGGCTCGCGGCGAGCCTGGTCATCGCGGGCCGCGCCAACGGCTTCAGCGCCAAGGAGCGGGCCTCGGTGGTGCGCACGGGGGTGCGCTCGTACCGCGAGCGGATGCGGGAGTTCGCCGGCATGGGCAATCTCGCGGTCTGGTACGCCCGCTTCGAGGCGGACGGACTCCAGGAGGCGTTCGCCCCCCGCCTGGACGCCGACACCCGCCGGCGCTGGGACGCCACCCGCGAGAAGGCCCGCTCGCGCGACACGCTCCAGGTCTTCGACAAGCTCACCCACGTCGTCGGCGGACAGCGCAGGATCGCCGACGACCCGCCGCTCCTGGTCCGCCTCGAGAGCCTGCTGCCGGAGGCCGAGAGCGGCGCGCTGGAGACCGAGATCAGCCGTCTCGTCGAGCGGTACGGCCAGTCGCTCCAGTCCGACCGCCGCTTCCTGCTGGAGACCTACCGCGTCGCCGACGTCGCCCGCAAGGTCGTCGGCGTGGGCAGCGTCGGCACCCGCTGCTGGATCGTGCTGATGCTCGGCAAGGACGGCGAGGACCCGCTGTTCCTCCAGGCGAAGGAGGCCGACGAGTCCGTGCTGGCCCCCTACGCGGGGGCCTGCCGGTTCCGCACCCAGGGCGAGCGGGTCGTCGCCGGGCAGCGGCTGATGCAGGCGACCAGCGACATCTTCCTGGGCTGGGAGCGCAGCACGGGCATCGACGGCCGGCGCCGCGACTTCTACGTCCGCCAGCTCAGGGACATGAAGGGCATCGCCGTGACCGAGAACATGTCGCCGAAACGGATGTCCCTGTTCGCCTGGCTGTGCGGGGCGACCCTGGCCCGTGCCCACGCCCGCTCCGGCGACCGCATCGCGATCGCCGCCTACCTCGGCGGCGGCGACGTCTTCGACCGGGCCCTCGCGGCCTTCGCCGAGCTGTACGCGGACCAGAACGAGAAGGACCACGCGGCCCTCCTCGACGCGGTCGGGGCGGGCCGCGTCCCCGCCCGGTCGGCGTGA
- a CDS encoding DUF7144 family membrane protein, translating into MATQSTGTHRTTARGMGEVSGWTVFAAIMMMFGGVLAIFEGISAIAKDDVFVSTRNFTFQWSLTSWGWLHLSLGIVVLLAGMALFSGAMWARVVGITVAGLNLIANFVWLPWYPFWAITLMVIDGFVIWALCVGPRKERAM; encoded by the coding sequence ATGGCCACACAGAGCACCGGAACGCACCGGACCACCGCCCGCGGAATGGGCGAGGTGTCCGGCTGGACGGTTTTCGCCGCGATCATGATGATGTTCGGCGGCGTTCTGGCGATATTCGAGGGAATATCCGCCATCGCGAAGGACGACGTGTTCGTCTCCACCCGCAATTTCACCTTTCAGTGGAGCCTGACCAGCTGGGGCTGGCTGCACCTCTCGCTCGGCATCGTCGTGCTGCTGGCCGGTATGGCCCTGTTCAGCGGGGCGATGTGGGCCCGCGTCGTCGGTATCACCGTGGCGGGCCTGAACCTGATCGCCAACTTCGTGTGGCTGCCCTGGTATCCGTTCTGGGCCATCACGCTGATGGTCATCGACGGATTCGTGATCTGGGCCCTGTGCGTCGGCCCCAGAAAGGAACGCGCCATGTGA
- a CDS encoding GAP family protein produces the protein MVLDLLVIALAIAVFPLSATAFVLVLAARRGLWKGLAFVLAWLACFVAVIAAVLLTTGGKPPAPRSAPSTASTAVKLAVGVALVWYGVRRHRRGPRPRPSGGMMARLDRISLWEAAALGPLLQPWGLVAAGAATVVDADLSHASSFAALFGYCLLATSSLLAMEVYTAFAPDASRLRLGRLRVWLQTHQDQALVVLLLGVGLFLVARSIYQLTSGD, from the coding sequence ATGGTCCTTGACCTGCTGGTCATCGCCCTCGCGATCGCCGTCTTCCCGCTGTCGGCGACCGCGTTCGTCCTCGTGCTGGCGGCACGCCGGGGCCTGTGGAAGGGCCTGGCCTTCGTCCTCGCCTGGCTCGCCTGCTTCGTGGCCGTCATCGCCGCGGTGCTCCTGACGACCGGCGGGAAACCCCCGGCCCCCCGGTCCGCGCCCTCCACCGCCTCGACGGCCGTCAAGCTCGCCGTCGGCGTGGCGCTGGTCTGGTACGGGGTGCGCCGTCATCGCAGGGGGCCCCGGCCGAGGCCGTCGGGCGGGATGATGGCGCGGCTCGACCGGATCTCGCTGTGGGAGGCGGCGGCGCTGGGACCGCTGCTCCAGCCCTGGGGGCTCGTGGCGGCGGGTGCGGCGACCGTGGTGGACGCCGACCTCTCCCACGCGTCCTCGTTCGCGGCCCTGTTCGGCTACTGCCTGCTGGCCACCAGCAGCCTGCTGGCGATGGAGGTCTACACGGCCTTCGCCCCCGACGCCTCCCGGCTGCGCCTCGGCAGGCTGCGGGTCTGGCTCCAGACCCACCAGGACCAGGCGCTCGTCGTGCTGCTGCTGGGCGTGGGGCTGTTCCTGGTGGCCCGGAGCATCTACCAACTGACGTCCGGCGATTGA
- a CDS encoding DUF6325 family protein, whose amino-acid sequence MGPVDYVVVEFPGNRMTGEGFPLLVDLVDRGIIRILDLTFVRKDADGSVTALEIADLNGDGRLDLAVFEGARSGLLGRDDLEAAAAAVEPGNSAALLVYENLWAAPFAAALRRGGAQLVASGRLPVQALLAALEATEAASG is encoded by the coding sequence ATGGGGCCCGTCGACTACGTGGTGGTGGAGTTTCCCGGCAACCGGATGACAGGTGAGGGCTTCCCGCTGCTGGTCGACCTCGTGGACCGCGGCATCATCCGGATCCTCGACCTGACGTTCGTCAGGAAGGACGCCGACGGCTCGGTGACCGCCCTGGAGATCGCGGACCTCAACGGCGACGGCCGGCTCGACCTCGCCGTCTTCGAGGGCGCGCGGTCCGGCCTGCTGGGCCGCGACGACCTGGAGGCGGCCGCGGCGGCCGTCGAACCCGGCAACTCCGCGGCGCTGCTGGTGTACGAGAACCTGTGGGCCGCGCCCTTCGCCGCCGCCCTGCGCCGGGGAGGAGCCCAGCTGGTCGCGTCCGGGCGGCTGCCCGTCCAGGCGCTCCTCGCCGCACTGGAGGCGACCGAGGCCGCCTCAGGCTGA